A region of Streptomyces sp. NBC_01264 DNA encodes the following proteins:
- a CDS encoding CBS domain-containing protein, whose product MKHIKVGDLMTDEVVSVVTSTSFKDVAKLLAQHDISGLPVLDSEDRVLGVVSESDLIGREAADHPLVSDAPDAGRGAATFPSEVIFTAGEVMSAPAVTVHADETATGAARLMARRGVERLPVVDDEDRLVGIVTRRDLLRLFLRPDAEIRRRVVEDVLTDTMGLDEDTVTVHVVDGIVTLEGRLGGRSQIPVLTGLISQLDGVVAVVPRLTARVDDSLLAPPHRSAYGMPW is encoded by the coding sequence ATGAAACACATCAAGGTGGGAGACCTGATGACCGACGAGGTCGTCTCGGTCGTCACCTCCACTTCCTTCAAGGATGTCGCCAAGCTGCTCGCACAGCACGACATCAGCGGACTGCCGGTCCTCGATAGCGAGGATCGCGTGCTGGGTGTCGTCTCCGAGAGTGACCTCATCGGCCGAGAAGCCGCAGATCATCCACTGGTGAGCGATGCGCCTGATGCCGGCCGAGGGGCCGCCACGTTCCCATCCGAGGTGATCTTCACTGCCGGTGAGGTCATGTCTGCGCCGGCGGTCACGGTTCACGCGGACGAGACCGCGACGGGAGCCGCCCGCTTGATGGCTCGCAGAGGCGTCGAGCGACTGCCGGTCGTGGATGACGAGGACCGCCTCGTCGGCATCGTCACCCGGCGTGACCTGCTCAGGCTCTTCCTGCGACCCGACGCGGAGATTCGACGCCGCGTGGTCGAGGACGTACTCACGGACACCATGGGGCTGGACGAGGACACGGTCACCGTCCACGTGGTCGACGGCATCGTCACGCTCGAGGGCAGGCTGGGAGGACGGAGCCAGATTCCGGTTCTGACAGGACTCATCAGCCAGCTCGATGGCGTGGTCGCCGTCGTCCCCCGCCTGACGGCTCGCGTCGACGACTCCCTGCTCGCTCCACCGCACCGGAGCGCCTATGGGATGCCCTGGTGA
- the acsA gene encoding acetate--CoA ligase, whose amino-acid sequence MDHLIIRKQPGPGAVFMLQDYERVRADFTWDEARSRMSGLPGGGLNIGYEAVDRHLAAGHGGREALRCIAADDTVTHITYSELGALTSRFANVLTSLGVGRQEKVFTLLGRCPELYATVLGTLRSVRVLCPLFSAFGPEPVRQRLELGDARVLVTTEALYRRKVEENRHRLPHLDHVLLVDPVTDPPPGTVSFAELMEHASPEHVVPPTDPEDMALLHFTSGTTGTPKGAVHVHEAVVAHHATAAFALDLRQEDVYWCTADPGWVTGTSYGIIAPLTHGATVVVDEGDFDVHRWYRILDGQGVTVWYTAPTAIRMLMRATPRGGTRELTGPYDLSALRFIASVGEPLNPEAVLWGQEVLGLPIHDNWWQTETGAIMIANFAVSDIRPGSMGRPLPGVEAALLERGEDGRAQVTAGHVRVITEPGVEGELALRPGWPSMFRGYLNEEARYRACFADGWYLTGDLAKRDEDGWFWFIGRADDVIKSAGHLIGPFEVESALMEHPAVAEAGVIGRPDPVVGAVVKAFVSLRPGLTPDASLQRELLAFARRRLGPAVAPREIEFEQNLPKTRSGKVMRRLLRARELGLPEGDLSTLENPG is encoded by the coding sequence ATGGATCACCTGATCATCCGCAAACAGCCCGGACCCGGCGCCGTCTTCATGCTCCAGGACTACGAGCGGGTCCGGGCGGATTTCACCTGGGACGAGGCTCGCTCCCGGATGTCCGGGCTGCCGGGAGGCGGGCTGAACATCGGATACGAGGCCGTCGACAGACACCTGGCTGCAGGCCATGGCGGGCGGGAAGCTCTCCGCTGCATCGCAGCCGACGACACCGTCACCCACATCACGTACAGCGAGCTCGGCGCCCTCACAAGCCGTTTCGCCAACGTACTCACCTCCCTGGGCGTGGGACGGCAAGAGAAGGTCTTCACTCTTCTCGGCCGCTGCCCTGAGCTGTACGCGACGGTCCTGGGCACGCTGCGCAGCGTGCGCGTGCTGTGCCCGCTCTTCTCGGCCTTCGGGCCCGAGCCGGTGCGCCAGCGGCTGGAGCTGGGCGACGCCCGGGTCCTCGTCACCACCGAGGCGCTGTACCGGCGCAAGGTCGAGGAGAACAGACACCGCCTGCCGCATCTGGACCATGTCCTGCTCGTGGACCCGGTCACGGATCCACCGCCCGGGACCGTCTCCTTCGCCGAGCTCATGGAGCACGCCTCACCGGAACACGTCGTCCCCCCCACCGACCCGGAGGACATGGCGCTGCTGCATTTCACCAGCGGCACGACCGGTACGCCCAAGGGTGCGGTCCATGTGCACGAGGCGGTGGTCGCCCACCACGCGACAGCGGCCTTCGCGCTCGACCTCCGCCAGGAGGACGTCTACTGGTGCACGGCGGACCCCGGGTGGGTGACGGGCACCTCGTACGGGATCATCGCCCCGCTCACCCACGGCGCGACCGTCGTGGTGGACGAGGGTGACTTCGACGTGCACCGCTGGTACCGCATCCTCGACGGCCAGGGCGTCACGGTCTGGTACACGGCGCCGACCGCGATCCGCATGCTGATGCGCGCCACCCCCAGGGGCGGCACCCGGGAGCTCACCGGGCCGTACGACCTGTCGGCCTTGCGATTCATCGCCAGCGTGGGCGAGCCGCTCAACCCGGAAGCCGTCCTGTGGGGGCAGGAGGTGCTCGGCCTGCCGATCCACGACAACTGGTGGCAGACGGAGACCGGGGCGATCATGATCGCGAACTTCGCCGTCAGCGACATCCGCCCCGGTTCCATGGGGCGGCCCCTGCCCGGCGTGGAAGCCGCGCTGCTCGAACGCGGCGAGGACGGACGCGCCCAGGTGACCGCAGGACACGTCCGCGTGATCACCGAGCCGGGAGTCGAAGGGGAGCTCGCGCTACGCCCGGGCTGGCCCTCCATGTTCCGCGGCTACCTCAACGAGGAGGCCCGCTACCGGGCCTGCTTCGCGGACGGCTGGTACCTCACGGGTGACCTTGCCAAACGAGACGAGGACGGATGGTTCTGGTTCATCGGCCGGGCCGACGACGTCATCAAGTCGGCGGGGCACCTCATCGGCCCGTTCGAGGTGGAGAGCGCTCTGATGGAGCACCCCGCCGTCGCGGAGGCCGGAGTCATCGGCCGCCCGGACCCGGTGGTGGGAGCCGTCGTCAAGGCCTTCGTCTCCCTGCGTCCGGGGCTCACCCCCGACGCGTCCCTCCAGCGCGAACTCCTGGCGTTCGCACGCAGGCGGCTGGGCCCCGCCGTGGCCCCCAGGGAGATCGAGTTCGAGCAGAACCTTCCCAAGACCCGCAGCGGCAAGGTGATGCGCCGCCTGCTGCGGGCCCGGGAACTGGGGCTGCCCGAAGGGGATCTGTCCACCTTGGAGAACCCCGGATGA
- the pdhA gene encoding pyruvate dehydrogenase (acetyl-transferring) E1 component subunit alpha, producing MSGTTPQHEGRAPTAARKSGRRKTPAGAARGAPDRHPALGDHLSLLRRMLAIRRFEERCVELYSGARIRGFVHLCIGEEAVAVGVNQALLEEDAVVSTYREHGHALARGVPADAVMAEMYGKATGCSHGRGGSMHLFDATRRFYGGNAIVAGGLPLAAGLALADRMRGSTRVTCCFFGDGAFAEGEFHETANLAALWRLPLLLVCENNLYAMGTSLAREHAQTNLAMRAASYGMPAWTVDGMDVLAVEAAALRATESVRAGNGPHFLEAQTYRFRAHSMYDPDRYRAKSEIEEWKGRDPLKGLADLMRSEGELDDRVMEELESEVLDEIDTAVQRAEEAPSEPVTDLLCFVTSSSGSTP from the coding sequence ATGAGCGGCACTACCCCGCAGCACGAGGGACGAGCCCCTACCGCAGCACGCAAGAGCGGGCGAAGGAAGACACCGGCCGGCGCCGCCCGCGGCGCTCCCGACAGGCATCCGGCACTCGGAGATCACCTGTCCCTGCTCCGCCGGATGCTCGCCATCCGCCGCTTCGAGGAACGGTGCGTCGAGTTGTACAGCGGCGCGAGGATCCGAGGATTCGTCCACCTCTGCATCGGAGAGGAAGCCGTCGCCGTAGGCGTCAACCAGGCCCTGCTCGAGGAGGACGCGGTGGTGTCCACTTATCGCGAGCACGGGCACGCCCTGGCCCGCGGAGTTCCCGCCGACGCCGTGATGGCCGAGATGTACGGCAAAGCCACCGGCTGCAGCCACGGGCGCGGCGGCTCCATGCACCTGTTCGACGCCACACGCCGCTTCTACGGGGGCAACGCGATCGTGGCCGGCGGACTTCCTCTGGCGGCCGGGCTCGCACTCGCCGACCGGATGCGCGGCAGCACCCGCGTCACCTGCTGCTTCTTCGGGGACGGCGCCTTCGCCGAAGGCGAGTTCCACGAGACCGCCAACCTCGCGGCCCTGTGGCGGCTGCCCCTGCTGCTGGTCTGCGAGAACAACCTGTACGCCATGGGCACCAGCCTGGCCCGGGAGCACGCGCAGACCAACCTCGCCATGCGCGCCGCTTCGTACGGAATGCCCGCCTGGACCGTCGACGGCATGGACGTGCTCGCCGTCGAAGCCGCCGCCCTACGGGCGACGGAGTCCGTGCGCGCGGGCAACGGACCGCACTTCCTGGAGGCGCAGACCTACCGGTTCCGCGCCCACTCCATGTACGACCCGGACCGGTACCGGGCCAAGTCCGAGATCGAGGAATGGAAGGGACGCGACCCCCTCAAGGGGCTGGCCGACCTGATGCGTTCGGAAGGAGAGCTCGACGACCGGGTGATGGAAGAACTCGAAAGCGAAGTGCTCGACGAGATCGACACGGCCGTACAGCGGGCCGAGGAAGCCCCCTCCGAGCCGGTCACGGACCTGCTCTGCTTCGTCACGAGCTCATCCGGGAGCACGCCATGA